The nucleotide window TGCTCGAGCGCCGCGAGCTCAGGCTCAGGTTCTGGGCCCCACGACgccacgccgacgccgacgccgacgccgacacaGATGGCAACGGCAAGGAGAGTGGCAAGAACGCTGGCGTCTGAGGCTGTTTGCTCGAGAGCACTAGGCAGTACATTTTGGGAGTAGACGCCGTCTGACACGACAACTTCGTGAAATTCTGCGCTTGGTTCATCCATTTTCTGGTCATGGACAGTGTACAATTTCTTCTCCTGCCTTCTACTATGTCAATCTCTTGTGCTGCACCGTGCGATGCAGTCGCAATCTAGCTGAAACCTACTACTCGTACGTGACAACTTCTATGCAAGACGGGCAGAGCTGTTTCAACAACGACATTATTTGAAGCTCTAAACTCCAGTATACTAGCTAGTAGCGTCGAATTCCTTTctcattttttttttgtgtttCTGGAGGCTGTTTCTTGTATATTGTAACTCAAACTCTGCTTTCTACTTAACAAAAACGCAGAGTGCCTGCCAAGATTGCTCTAAAAAGTTTTCCCACGGGTGAAGAAAAACTATTTCGGTAAAGCATTTGGCAAAAAATCAAATCCCCGCGGTAGCTAGAAAGAACGAAATGATCATAatgtctttcttttttttcttttttttttcctccttACCtatttcttcttcatcttctctcTTCTTACCCCGATGCGTCTGCCTAGCCCCTGGAGACCTGGCGGCCATCCCTCTATGTGCCTTGCTCCTGTGACCCGACGCCCTGCGGCTTCAATCGTGCCCTCCCCGCTCGGCCTAGGGGCAAATCCGACCACCTAGGATGCTTATGACCACTAGAGTGAGAGGGAGCTAGGAGAAGTTGGTATTTCCAGCTCCATCTGACGACAACCTCTGTGAGACCGGATTTTTAGGGACTCGCTGTTTGGAAATTATCGAATTGATAAGAAAACTTCAAAACTGCTAGAAAAGCTATACAAAACGGGCCCTAAGTACTCTATACTTTCAAATCATATAGGCTTTACTAACAAAGTATATTAAAAGTGTATTAGTTTACTGTTaacctgtcgacagaatatgctcggcagtccaccgaggggtatcccgcgatggtagatttgtcggtggggatgcgcataatcaggaaccagatggtgacacaaggcgcagagacagcgatttagacaggttcgggctgtctgatcgacgtaataccctacgtcctgtgtctttggtgtattgtattgaatacatgatgatgagtagaggacccctgcctctccttatatactctggaggggcatggttacaagtaaagtatcatatttggtactatacaatgtcttgcggtgcacgccgagcagcgccgtgcacgccttgatcttgtgggccgggccacctccgatgatgcggcccatgtcttgggggccatacccccacataaCCTGACCACTAGATTCAATTGTTCGACTTAGTAACTCATATTTTCATTGTTGCCAATCTTCAGATGTGACGGTTATTGaagtgaagaaaagaaaagtaaaaaGAAGCACTCTCCAAGCCCAAATGGCGTCTAAACTGGCCCTTATATGGCCCAACATACAACCAAGCCCAGTTAGTTTCCTCTATTTCAACGACGACATCATTTGAAGCTTTGAACTCCAGTAGGTATTAGTATTAGGTAGTAGCGTCGAATTCCTTTTCTCATTTTTGTGTTTCTAGAGCCTGTTTCTTGTATATTGTAACTCAAACTATGCTTTCTACTTAATGAAAAGGAGAAACACCTACAAAAGCTAGCTCTAAAAAATATACCCACGATCAACACCAGAATTTCTTAATTGTTGGATTTGCATCTAGCGGCTCACACTTCTTCTTACGCGGTCCCACTTCTAACTCTTGGTTATAAGAACCTGTTTGTCATAGCTCTGCTTTACTGGCGGAGTAGTATTTTTTTACTTCAACTCCACTAGCGAAGCAAAACTGTTTTGATAACATGTTTGGCAACAACTCCCTATGGTAGCTAAAAAGAATGAAATAACCATAATTTCCTTCTCTTGTTTCTTTAGTTTTTCCTCTTTTCCTATTTTCAGGGACTCTACTTGTGGAATTTTTTGAAAATTATCAGATTGGTAAAGAAAAAATTACAAACAACTTATGAAACTGCTAGAGAAGTTGTACCAAACAAAACCTAAGCACTCTATATTTTCAAATCATATTGGGTTTGATAAAGTATATTAAAAGTGTATTAATTTCTTGTGATGTAACATGTTCACTAGATTCGATTATTGGACTTAGTAACTTGTATTTTCAATTTTGCCAGTCTTGAGATGAGATTTTTTTTGACAAACGTCTTGAGATGAGATGGTTATTGAATTTGaattgaagaaaagaaaagtgaaAAGAAGCACAAGGCAGCTTTCTCAAAGCCCAAATGGCCTCTAAACTGGGCCTTACATGGCCCAACAGACAGCCATGCCCAGCTAGCTTCCTCTATTTCGGTGGCGCCGCCCAGGCGCGCGCGCAAATTCCCCACAGCGACGGAGCCCGGGGTTCCCCTCTCGTCTCCCATCGGATCAGTGAGCACGCCCTGCGAAGATCTCGCCTCGCCGCGCCCTCCGGATGGCGACCAGCGACGAGCTCGCCCAGATCGACATCTCCAAGGAGGTACGCACGTCATTGCGCGCCTACCCTCCGCGCTGCGGAACGCCCGCCCGCGAGGTGTTCGACGGTTTGTCTGACCCACCGGTCCTGCAGGAGAAGGACAAGCTGGTGGCGGAGGTGATGCGCTACATGCTCTTCAAGACGCACCAGAACTCCGACTGCCCCATCAAGCGGGAGGAGCTCACCGGGATCGTCACCAAGAACTACCGCCAGCGTGCGCTGCCCACGCTCGTCATCAATGAGGCCAAGGACAGGCTCGCCACCACCTTCGGCTACGAGATGAGGGAGCTGCAGAGGACCCGCGCGCCGGCCACGCGCTCTGGCCGCCCATCACAGCCGCAGCGTAAGGCCTCCTTTTTTCTTTCTTCCTGTTTTATCTTTTGTTCCTTTCCTCTGTATCTGTCATCACTGTGGTTACGGGCTGGCAATGACTGATGAAATTTCTGAGAAATGTCCTTTAGTTAACGTGGAGGCCAAGAGCTATGTTCTGATCAGCAACTTAGACCCTGAGGTGTACAGCAAGTACGTCGAGGACAAGGGCGCTTCCCAGCTGTCTGGCTTTGCTTTCGCTGTCATTAGCACTATTCATCTTGCTGGTGGCAAAATGCCTGAAGGTAAGGAAAGGAGATCAAATTATGTTTGGTTAGGAAAACACCATGCTCTGATGTTCCTAAGTTGTTTCGATCACATTTCAGAGGACCTCTGGCATCAGTTGAAGCGGGTGGGTTTGAATGAGAATGACGAGACTCATCCTGTTCTTGGTAACAATAAGCAGGTGCTCGAACACCTAGTGCAGCAAAGGTTGGTTTGGTGTATGCTGTGGAATCTATAGTTCACTGCAAAAAATTTGGTTGCTTTATTGGTTCCCTTAAGGCAGGTATCTGCTGAAGGAGAAAGTTGCTGGACCAGAAGGCCATTTCATGATGTATGAGCTTGCCGAGAGGGCATTGGATGAATCCATCAGTGGGAAGATTAAAGATCATATTTCACAGGTTTGTAAGCATCATAATGTGGCGATAGCATTACACCTTTGAATCTATTAGAAGAACTGACTTTTAAAAAAAAGGAGTTTTACCTCTGCTTTTTAGAAAGCAAATGAAAAGAACTGACTTTTTCACAGTAACAGCAATGGCGATAATGTGTCTGGATAAGTAACAGCCATACAAACCATCATGCTTAGGTGTGATCCCAGTTGATATTACCATTAACTGTATTTACTGTATGTTTATTTTTGAACCAACATAAAGGATTTTATATAGTGTCATTACTCATGATTAAGATTGCCATGCCTTCTGGATTTCTTGCTTTTCCATCACTGGGGAAGTTTGTTTGCATTAATTTGCCTTAGCCATATGTATGTTAAGGACTATGGAGGGGTTTTTTTTTTTCTGCTTCTACTGCCTAGTAGTGCACTTGTATTTATAAAACTGCAACCAATTGCGGATCAAAAATTTATTTCACTTCTGATAACAAGCAGTATAGAAGCAATCATCAGTATGGGAGCTTGACTTCCTGAATGCATTGGTAAACACTGAAATCAGATTCTAATGAGACCATGCTTGTGAAAGAAGTATCCTTTTTTCTTCTTATATTGTGAAATGTGAAATAACATTGTGTGGTGTCTGCTAAAAAGAaacctcttttttttttgttcttattgttgaGTAGGTTGTGGGTGCAATCTTGCAGAAGTAGACTGAAGTGGATGGATCTGACAATCAGTAGGTATTTCCGCTGCATCAAATATTTGCTTTTTTCTAGATCAAAATATCACTCCGGATGTCATTTTcttgtaggaaaataataaagGTACTACTAGTAACATGTTTCTCTTATCCCTCAGCCTTGTAGGTTGTCTGCCTTTGTGTTAGGACAAGCTGACTCTCTCAGGCTGGGAAGCTATCATCTTGCATGGATCCAGGCTTGTACTCTGCATGCAATTTTGTACAGGAGATGTGTGCTTCACAAGCCGTGGCAACTTTGGTGTTACTATCCTTAATTAACTAAATTATGTGGAGGACATGCTGTTGATCATCACAGCATGCTTGATACTAACATTTGCAGTGACCTAATATCACAAAACAGTCAGCATATGTTTCCATCGTCATTGCAGAAACTCTATTGTCAGTCATTGGATGCGTCGTCCAATCTCTGTCTACCAGAGCTTTCAGTGACCTAACCACAATGTAACCATAAGCCTGTAGCTCTGTGAGCCTATGAGGGTCACTCTCAAACGTTTCTCTGTGCTAATCCATATACGTGAGAACACTAACGCAGCACGCGTGCCTTTTCGGCTAGTCGTCTACGCGTCGACTCACTTTTCGTCAACCCAGTCACCACGCACCACATTTTCGACGAAATGCCAGCGCTTTTACTCCACAATGCTCGCCGCCTTAAAGCTCGTGGCGGCGACCAACGTCGTCGTCCTGTCCGTCCTAGTGGGTAGTGGCTGTTGGGTGGGGGACGGCTTCGGCTTCCTAGGTTGCGCGAGCTCAGTCCATACTCCGTAGCACTCTGCGCCGTGCCACTGTCCATCTGTTGGAGTctagttctttctttctttgccgCGTCTGGGGCAATGGCGTCGGGAGTGCCGCGGTTCTTGCTCCCAGCGTCGGTCCTCTTCTTAGCTCTTCTTAActtgccggcggcggcggagagcgGCGCCGCGACGGCCCTTCTGGAGTTCAAGCGCAAGTTGCTGGACGTGGACAACCACCTCTCTACCTGGTCCAGCACGGGCGCGGACCCGTGTGAGTGGGCCGGCGTTGCCTGCTCCATTAGCGGAGAGGTGACTGGCGTCACGCTCCACGGCCTCAACCTCCACGGCGAGCTCTCCGCCGCCGTCTGCAAGCTCCCGCGCCTCTCCGTGCTCAACGTCTCCAGGAACGCGCTCACGGGCCCCGTCCCCGCTGGCCTCGCCGCCTGCACCGCGCTCGAGATCCTCGACCTCAGCACCAACTCCCTCCATGGTGCCATTCCTCCGGAACTCTGCTCGGTGCACAGCCTGCGCCGGCTCTTCCTCAGCGAGAACCTTCTTTTTGGTATGATCCCGGAGGCCATCGGCAACCTCACCGCCCTGGAGGAGCTGGAAATCTACAGCAACAAGCTCACCGGCAGGATCCCAACCTCCATTGGCGCGCTCCAGCGGCTCCGCGGCATCCGCGCAGGGTTCAACTACCTCACTGGCCCCATCCCCGTGGAGCTCACCCAGTGCGCAAGCCTCGAGATGCTCGGGTTCGCGCATAACTACCTCAACGGGACGCTGCCCAGGGAGCTCTCCCGCCTCAAGAACCTCACCGCAGTATACCTTTTTAATAACGTCCtctccggcgaggtcccgccgGAGCTCGGCGACTGACCAACCTCCAGGTACTCATCCTCTTCGATAACTATCTGCAAGGTAGCATCCCACCGGAGCTCGCCCAGCTTAGCAGAATAAGAATGATTGACCTGTCCGGCAACAACCTCAGTGGCACAATTCCGACAGGGTTTCAGAACCTGAAATGGTTGGAACTTTTGTATCTCTTTGACAACAACCTCCATGGCGTCATCCCTCCATTGTTGGGGGCTAATAACAGCCAACTCAGGAGGCTCTACTTGTCAGGCAACCAGCTGACGGGGAGCATCCCTCCTTACCTCTGCAAGCACCAGAAGCTCAGATTCTTGTATCTCGAATGGAACTTCCTCGTCGGCAACATCCCTCCAGGAGTGAAGGACTGCACTACTCTGGCGCGTCTCTGGTTGGGGAACAACATGCTGACCGGAAGCTTGTAGGGCGAGCAATCTTGTTGTTTGCTCGCTCCCTCATCGATATGTCTAAGATATGTGTGTGGGTTTACATCAAACCTGTATACCTAATAAGTAAAAAAAAAAGGTACTCATAGTGCTATTCGGTCCATATGATGGTACACATATATACACAGAAGAGATCTTCTACGTTATAAATTAAAAGCTGACGAGAAAGCATAAAAGTGTCTCAACCATACATATTGTATCTCAAATACTAAGCTTGTATCTCTCAATGCCAACTTTCAGATGCACAGCCGCCCGAGACCGAGGTGCCGAAAGGCCGCCGCCGGTGTCTAGCCGGTGTCATTTTAGGTTGCCTAGTACTTTAGCAATAGAACTAAACTCCTGCACTTTGGTTTTCCTTGAAGGCTCGGCTCGCCGAGGGAGCCTCAAGGGCGTGAGCGAGCGCTTCGCGTGTTGATATATTTTCGAATGCTTGAATTTTCTACCTTAAAATACAATGATGCACAACCCTTTTTGTATTCGAAAAAAAACTGAGATGCATGCTCAGTCGCTACTACATTAACTATACTAGTCCATCAATCCGTGCTCTCGCACGGGTTAGAACTGAATTTTAAAAGATGTACTATTAATATGTTTGATTAATAAAAAATACTTATATGTTTATTTTCTACAAAATAGACATAATAGAAACTTTGTAGTCTATATTTAATGATCAGAAACTTTTTTGCAAGGGACTGActtatatatttttcatgcatattcatatttttacTTTGCATGGCACCTTGTCTATTTTAATATGCAATTAGTTTGCAACCTTGTCATTAACTATGGTGACTATCGTTGCATCACATATATGAAGTCATGAATCTGAATTTTGATCTTTTAACTTTATTTTTATTGACTCCTACAGATTTTTTCCTCAAGTTAAAACTCTTgtgcttattgtatcttttaCTAACTCTCATTTTGGACTGTTTTAAAATAAGGATTTTAGGTCGTATAGTGCATTCCTAAATACTGCAATAGCATATGCAATCATTTGAAACTTGCACCATATCACCTAAGATAAGTGATAGAGCTTGAAATGAGATCTCAGATGGGGTTAGCAGTACTAACCTCAAGAAAATTTTAAATCTTATTAAGCCTTATAATGATCGAATTACTCTAGAGTAGTGTTAAAGGGTAAAAAAAAAATATAGCCATCAGTGGTCTCCCACAACTAGATGTGCAATTATGGTTATACTATCAATATAGATGTCTCAAACATTtagttaaaatatataaatatagataaagTAACAACCTATATAAATCATGTCATGGTTCCTAATATGGTTTTAAAAAATTTGTTAGCATCATTAGTATATGAGTTGTTAAGGAAATATTCTGTTGatgaaacataacatatatatttatcgCTCATGCATGTTGACACAATGTGTATGCTTACATTaattaaatattaatatattaatattgATATAAGCGCATAATGTACAAACATCTACATGTTCTATGGTTATTTAAACAATTTTTAATAGAAGATATTGATTATTTTTTAGATTTTTGAGAGGATATTTAATTTTCTTAGTAATGAGATGAAAATTGGGTTAcataaattatttattgtaataggAGTACATGGGtgattagatgcaaatttaggtctACTTTAGATCATATTTCTTAATGGCGTATGTCGGTAGTTTAAATATAGAGTCATGAGTAATAGCAAAGGTGGGTAattattttgaaaataaaatagatCCAATAGTTATTATTATCAATGGTGATTAGGTTATACTGAATAGATGGtcaaatatttcatatttttgtgAGAAACTTCTAGGATCtatcttttatttttctattGTGTCATGTGAGGATTAACGTGGAGGCTCCATTAAGGACCTCTACTTAGCATTTCTATTATTTATCGTTTTTGTAGCATGACATGCATTTAGTTTAAACCTAATCATTAAGATATATAAACTCTTATTTGCATCCCTTTTTGTGACTTCACGAATTATAATTTAGCTTTTGATTTTTAACCAAGTTGTATAGTTTTTCCACATGTTAAGTAGAAACTCtagtgtttttttatttttattctaaatttatttttataaaaaagagTTTAGGTCCTATTAATATTGTTTTCCACATGTTAATTAAGTTGAAAGTCAGATTGCACCCTAGCACCCAACTTGTTCAATTTGTTATATCATAGAATTATATgtgtagtattattttatatatcaTAGAGTAATAAAAATTAAATTACGATTTTTAAGATGACATAATGTTTCAGTTAAAACTTATAAAGTTATTTAAAAATAACTTATGAAATTCATTATTAAGGAGTGTTAATATAATTTAAAGGGAATTACCGGTGTTATGTTATTGCTATGTGGTTTGTTAATTAAACATTTTCCATGCTTATAagctattaaaataaatatttatacttatatatatatatatatgtgtgtgtgtgtgtgtttactTGGTATACATGGTGAAACATAGCATTATGGTTATTTAATTTCACAGAAGTTTGTGATTTAGAAATATATGTCTTGTATATACATGGTCAAACATAGCATTGTGATTATTTAATTTCATAGTTCTAGAAGTTTGTAATTTCGAAATACATATGTCTCATACTTTATGAATATTGATTATTTTTTTTGTAATAGCATATATTAATATTTACATATAGATTTGAGAGAGgtgagtaatttagatgcaatgtgAGGGTGTTATTAtgaattatgtttcataatgaaaaatgggtaatttagatacaaatttagggggggtattttgaattatctttcgtAATAGTCGAGGTGGGTAATTTAAATGCAAACTTAGGGGTTACTTTAAGTATTTTCATAATGGCAGTGGTGAGtaatttcttttataaatagatcCAATGACTTTTATCGAAGATGATGATTAGAGTCAACTAAATTAAAGGCTAGATGTTTCtaattattgtgagaatttctaggatttatctttttttttctagcGCG belongs to Miscanthus floridulus cultivar M001 chromosome 4, ASM1932011v1, whole genome shotgun sequence and includes:
- the LOC136550898 gene encoding uncharacterized protein, which codes for MATSDELAQIDISKEEKDKLVAEVMRYMLFKTHQNSDCPIKREELTGIVTKNYRQRALPTLVINEAKDRLATTFGYEMRELQRTRAPATRSGRPSQPQLNVEAKSYVLISNLDPEVYSKYVEDKGASQLSGFAFAVISTIHLAGGKMPEEDLWHQLKRVGLNENDETHPVLGNNKQVLEHLVQQRYLLKEKVAGPEGHFMMYELAERALDESISGKIKDHISQVVGAILQK